From Ignisphaera aggregans DSM 17230, the proteins below share one genomic window:
- a CDS encoding photosystem I assembly BtpA (COGs: COG0434 TIM-barrel enzyme~InterPro IPR005137~KEGG: ton:TON_1449 hypothetical protein~PFAM: photosystem I assembly BtpA~SPTR: B6YXX6 Putative uncharacterized protein~PFAM: BtpA family~TIGRFAM: conserved hypothetical protein TIGR00259), translating to MFRDRFAIGVIHLPPLPYTYTRETPIEKLIEYSVRDARILEEAGFDGILIENFGDKPYQKRVTDPLALTAMAIAIHETAKSVSIPVGVNLLRNSGLEAYSIAIATRARFIRINAYVETLLTDSGIIEPETNNLRAVKLNYPGIKIFADILCKHGASLTYTNLLAIHGAEEALKIIILDAVERGGADYIVVTGGRTGEPPALELLKRISEISPTPIVIGSGTTPDNICKLIGYAHGVIVGSYIKIDGRAGNPVDIERAKRFIETLRSCR from the coding sequence ATGTTTAGAGATAGATTTGCTATAGGTGTTATACATCTACCACCACTGCCATACACATACACAAGAGAAACACCTATAGAGAAACTCATTGAGTATAGTGTTAGAGATGCTAGAATACTTGAGGAGGCTGGATTCGATGGTATTCTAATTGAGAATTTTGGCGATAAGCCATATCAAAAGAGAGTTACAGACCCCCTTGCACTAACAGCCATGGCTATAGCCATTCATGAGACAGCAAAATCCGTTTCAATCCCAGTGGGGGTGAATCTACTGAGGAACTCTGGATTGGAGGCATACTCAATAGCTATTGCAACTAGGGCAAGATTTATAAGGATTAATGCATATGTTGAAACACTTCTAACAGATTCGGGAATCATAGAGCCAGAGACAAATAATTTGAGGGCTGTAAAACTAAATTATCCTGGGATCAAGATCTTTGCAGATATTCTATGTAAACATGGAGCTAGTTTAACATATACAAATCTTTTGGCTATACATGGAGCAGAAGAGGCATTGAAGATAATTATACTGGATGCTGTTGAGCGCGGAGGTGCAGACTATATAGTTGTTACAGGTGGTAGAACAGGAGAACCACCAGCTCTAGAGCTACTCAAGAGAATCTCAGAGATATCACCAACACCAATAGTCATAGGAAGTGGTACAACACCAGACAACATATGTAAACTCATAGGCTATGCACATGGAGTTATAGTGGGCTCATACATAAAGATAGATGGTAGAGCAGGAAACCCCGTAGACATAGAGAGGGCAAAGAGATTCATAGAAACTCTGAGGAGCTGTAGATAA
- a CDS encoding conserved hypothetical protein (KEGG: pfu:PF1353 hypothetical protein~SPTR: Q8U174 Putative uncharacterized protein) — MSVTLTVRIPRELKEKMSRFSINWSEEIRRFLEKKVAQLEALQLLDEIEKSAVNRRVRFDSTKLVREDRWSH, encoded by the coding sequence ATGAGTGTAACACTTACTGTTAGAATCCCTAGAGAGTTGAAGGAGAAGATGTCTAGATTTAGCATTAATTGGAGTGAAGAGATACGTAGATTTCTTGAGAAGAAAGTTGCTCAGCTTGAAGCTCTACAGCTATTGGATGAGATAGAGAAGAGCGCTGTAAATCGTAGGGTTAGATTTGATAGTACTAAACTTGTTCGCGAGGATAGGTGGAGCCATTGA
- a CDS encoding PaREP1/PaREP8 domain containing family protein (InterPro IPR010268~KEGG: hbu:Hbut_0676 PaREP8 protein~PFAM: PaREP1 family protein~SPTR: A2BKM1 Archaeal PaREP8 protein~PFAM: Archaeal PaREP1/PaREP8 family), with the protein MAIAIRLPKKIVERLENEATKLGLTLEEYLVELISGHLDPISRAYEYIEVAKDLLEQAGEELSEGNIRQAAEKIWGSATLAVKAYADFSEDRRLRSHGELWEYTKTLMKIFGDWVYDSWMAANGMHTCFYEGWCTAEHVEEALKRVKRLVEEIMKIITKQ; encoded by the coding sequence ATGGCTATAGCCATTAGACTTCCTAAAAAGATTGTGGAAAGACTTGAGAATGAAGCTACAAAACTTGGTTTAACCCTTGAGGAATATCTAGTTGAGCTCATCTCTGGGCATCTAGACCCTATATCGAGAGCATATGAATATATAGAAGTTGCTAAGGATCTCCTTGAACAAGCTGGAGAGGAGCTTAGCGAAGGCAACATTAGACAGGCGGCTGAAAAGATATGGGGTTCAGCGACACTTGCTGTAAAGGCATATGCTGATTTTAGTGAGGATAGAAGGCTTAGAAGCCATGGAGAACTCTGGGAATATACAAAAACACTTATGAAGATATTCGGTGACTGGGTCTACGACTCATGGATGGCTGCAAACGGTATGCATACATGTTTCTATGAGGGTTGGTGTACAGCTGAACATGTTGAGGAGGCGCTGAAGAGGGTTAAGAGACTTGTGGAAGAGATTATGAAGATAATTACAAAACAGTGA
- a CDS encoding conserved hypothetical protein (KEGG: pis:Pisl_1388 hypothetical protein~SPTR: A1RUB6 Putative uncharacterized protein~PFAM: Protein of unknown function (DUF973)) — MDTSIQQGTDVKIAVEGLNNVRGAALLFIITSILGFIAEAIAVIGVFSVIGSVATGNLMEALASVGGILIAALIILFVGLILSLIAIFAKFIPGLRKLKQWNQEFSTAYTLTRIGMIIGLILLLVGFIAVIPLAAIGAMSGSPTVAMGSIFAALGLMIIGAIFLFIGFIGIIVSCFNMNSVFGESMYMIAGILLILSLILGIIGIFVWAASTVSSILYLIAWILIYITIPKTIAKIEAPQVPQTATLL; from the coding sequence ATGGATACATCAATACAGCAGGGAACAGATGTGAAAATCGCTGTTGAGGGTCTAAATAATGTTAGGGGTGCAGCACTTCTATTCATAATAACATCTATACTAGGCTTCATAGCAGAGGCAATAGCTGTAATAGGAGTATTCTCTGTTATTGGTAGTGTTGCAACAGGGAATCTCATGGAAGCATTGGCATCAGTTGGAGGCATCCTTATAGCCGCATTAATTATATTGTTTGTAGGCTTGATACTATCTCTTATAGCAATATTTGCAAAATTTATACCTGGTTTAAGAAAACTTAAGCAGTGGAATCAAGAGTTTTCAACTGCATATACATTAACTAGAATAGGTATGATTATAGGTCTAATCCTCTTACTGGTAGGATTTATAGCTGTGATACCCCTCGCAGCTATTGGGGCAATGAGCGGCAGTCCTACGGTTGCTATGGGCAGTATTTTTGCTGCTCTTGGGTTGATGATCATAGGAGCGATATTTCTCTTCATAGGCTTTATAGGGATTATAGTATCTTGCTTCAATATGAATAGCGTATTTGGAGAGTCTATGTATATGATAGCAGGAATACTACTCATCTTATCGCTAATACTTGGTATCATAGGCATATTTGTGTGGGCTGCATCAACAGTTTCATCAATTCTATATCTCATAGCATGGATACTAATCTATATAACAATACCGAAAACAATAGCAAAGATAGAAGCTCCACAGGTTCCACAGACAGCTACACTTCTATAG
- a CDS encoding signal peptide peptidase SppA, 36K type (COGs: COG0616 Periplasmic serine protease (ClpP class)~InterPro IPR002142:IPR004635~KEGG: tpe:Tpen_1825 signal peptide peptidase SppA, 36K type~PFAM: peptidase S49~SPTR: A1S190 Signal peptide peptidase SppA, 36K type~TIGRFAM: signal peptide peptidase SppA, 36K type~PFAM: Peptidase family S49~TIGRFAM: signal peptide peptidase SppA, 36K type), translating into MLIIVIAIIVIASIALTIALQLLIPSPLSIFTPPTPYIALIELHGTIDYEQPLFSGSTITPKTVSELVNKILSDPYAKAVVVVVNSPGGTMAAFEIYSILKKLSSEKIVIVYITNIAASGGYLIALPAREIIANPSATIGSVGAIATIINVHNLLQKLGINVTIVKSGELKDVGSMYRETTETDIETIKSLVDSIANEFIEKVIECRGNKIKNISEIRRAGVYPAREAKELGLIDDIGDLDYAINRARQLAGLPPTTPIKRIEPTKPSLLDIILGRVETQVTPTPRTPRSIEILLIWPPQDYALDIALRYGITTEIVAR; encoded by the coding sequence ATGTTGATCATAGTTATAGCTATAATAGTCATAGCCTCTATAGCTCTAACAATAGCTCTACAGCTACTTATCCCAAGTCCTCTATCAATATTTACACCACCTACACCATATATAGCTTTGATAGAGCTTCATGGAACTATAGACTATGAACAACCCCTCTTCTCCGGATCAACAATAACACCTAAAACAGTTTCAGAATTGGTTAACAAGATTCTATCTGATCCATATGCAAAAGCTGTTGTAGTTGTTGTCAATAGTCCTGGTGGTACAATGGCTGCTTTTGAGATTTATAGCATTTTGAAGAAGCTCTCTAGTGAGAAAATAGTTATTGTCTATATAACCAATATAGCTGCCTCTGGAGGATATCTAATAGCTCTTCCAGCTAGGGAAATAATTGCAAATCCATCTGCAACTATAGGTTCTGTAGGAGCTATAGCAACTATTATCAATGTACATAACCTGCTCCAAAAACTAGGTATAAATGTGACTATTGTTAAGAGTGGAGAGCTTAAGGATGTAGGATCTATGTATAGAGAAACCACAGAGACAGATATAGAGACTATTAAAAGTCTTGTGGATTCTATTGCAAATGAATTCATTGAAAAGGTTATTGAGTGTCGAGGAAATAAGATAAAGAATATCTCAGAGATTAGAAGAGCAGGGGTATACCCAGCTAGAGAGGCAAAAGAACTTGGACTTATAGACGATATAGGAGATCTAGACTATGCAATCAATAGAGCAAGACAACTCGCAGGACTACCCCCAACAACACCTATCAAGAGAATAGAACCTACAAAACCATCACTTCTAGACATAATCCTTGGAAGAGTAGAAACACAAGTAACACCTACACCAAGAACACCAAGATCAATAGAAATACTATTGATATGGCCACCACAAGACTATGCACTAGACATCGCACTGAGATACGGTATCACAACAGAGATTGTAGCTAGATAG
- a CDS encoding ATPase (InterPro IPR000767:IPR011579:IPR003593~KEGG: pcl:Pcal_0901 hypothetical protein~PFAM: ATPase~SMART: AAA ATPase~SPTR: A3MUK9 Putative uncharacterized protein~PFAM: Archaeal ATPase): MKRARIRFAGREIEFINREVALKYIEELAERGTYPVYVVYGPEGCGKTTFLKQAKAILEDYSYHVVYTNPLAHEEKEILMYTPSIHDIVEEVFKSLLDPYSRIVDVSIKIASIVMRKLRKSRIAILMDDIFQAIELDKAEIYTKTLLNLIEYPSGDYEKIVVLVSSSEGVSRERIGRHRWADFYILWNMSREGFRKLYEVLPDPKPSFEDVWRIAGGNPDILEKLYRNNWSVENVIDGFIRSRKLEHFIASLSEKERGILMEAIEDPDTIFKRLRESEVQQLEKKLIEMNLIMDVWERESRGWIDIPPPEKDTELGIGKYYAWQTPLHREAIKRILMQHNNI, encoded by the coding sequence ATGAAGAGAGCTAGAATAAGATTTGCTGGTAGAGAGATAGAGTTTATAAATAGAGAAGTTGCATTGAAATATATTGAGGAGCTAGCTGAGAGAGGTACATATCCTGTCTACGTAGTTTATGGCCCTGAGGGCTGTGGTAAGACAACATTTTTGAAGCAAGCTAAAGCTATTCTTGAGGATTATAGTTATCATGTTGTATATACAAATCCTTTGGCACATGAGGAAAAGGAGATATTGATGTATACACCTTCTATCCATGATATTGTTGAGGAGGTATTCAAATCTCTTCTAGATCCATATTCAAGGATTGTTGATGTTTCTATAAAGATTGCCAGTATTGTTATGAGAAAACTTAGGAAATCAAGGATAGCTATCTTAATGGACGATATATTCCAGGCTATAGAGTTGGATAAGGCAGAGATATATACAAAGACTCTTCTAAATCTAATAGAGTATCCATCTGGAGACTATGAGAAGATAGTTGTTTTGGTTTCTAGTAGTGAGGGTGTTTCTAGGGAGAGGATAGGTAGACATAGATGGGCAGATTTCTATATACTGTGGAATATGTCTAGAGAAGGATTTAGAAAACTCTATGAAGTTCTACCAGACCCAAAACCTTCTTTTGAAGATGTTTGGAGAATAGCTGGGGGTAATCCTGATATACTTGAAAAGCTATATAGAAATAATTGGAGTGTGGAAAATGTTATAGATGGATTTATTAGGAGTAGAAAGCTGGAGCATTTTATTGCATCACTTAGTGAGAAAGAGAGAGGAATTCTTATGGAGGCTATAGAAGATCCTGATACAATCTTTAAAAGACTTAGGGAATCTGAGGTTCAGCAACTTGAGAAGAAACTTATAGAGATGAATCTAATTATGGATGTATGGGAGCGTGAGAGTAGGGGATGGATAGATATTCCACCACCTGAGAAAGACACTGAGCTTGGTATAGGTAAGTACTATGCATGGCAAACACCTCTACATAGAGAAGCAATTAAAAGAATATTGATGCAGCATAACAATATATAA
- a CDS encoding nuclease (SNase domain protein) (InterPro IPR006021~KEGG: pcl:Pcal_2030 nuclease~PFAM: nuclease (SNase domain protein)~SMART: nuclease (SNase domain protein)~SPTR: A3MXS8 Nuclease (SNase domain protein)~PFAM: Staphylococcal nuclease homologue) — translation MVIVVLALFLACFSYVDVYTSPFIGIDVCGDIYYVVDGDTFDVFPVGRVRLADIDAPELNTTEGQIAKQALQNLVSIYGSRVYLDVDNTYVIDKYNRVVAVAYLRYNSTHVLNVNKWLVDKGCTAIKDYHNEFDPYSWNLFEYLPYDPCYTKTETITITLPTTITITPASPSTIAINTRGIALDIAVMAMLICIGIAIGYIIRGLIKR, via the coding sequence ATGGTCATCGTAGTACTAGCACTATTTCTAGCTTGTTTTAGCTATGTTGATGTTTATACATCTCCTTTTATTGGTATTGATGTTTGTGGAGATATATACTATGTTGTTGATGGTGATACCTTTGATGTGTTTCCTGTTGGAAGGGTTAGACTTGCTGATATAGATGCTCCTGAGCTTAATACTACTGAGGGTCAGATAGCAAAGCAGGCTCTTCAGAATCTTGTCTCAATCTACGGCTCTAGGGTCTATCTCGATGTTGATAATACCTATGTTATAGATAAGTATAACAGGGTTGTAGCAGTTGCCTATCTAAGGTATAACTCAACACATGTGCTAAATGTTAATAAATGGCTTGTAGATAAAGGCTGTACTGCTATAAAGGATTATCACAATGAGTTTGATCCATATAGCTGGAATCTATTTGAATACCTCCCCTATGACCCATGCTACACTAAGACAGAGACCATTACCATAACCCTTCCAACAACAATAACCATAACCCCAGCATCGCCTTCGACCATAGCTATTAACACCAGAGGTATTGCATTAGATATAGCTGTGATGGCTATGCTCATATGTATAGGTATAGCTATAGGATATATAATAAGGGGGTTGATAAAGAGATGA
- a CDS encoding Radical SAM domain protein (COGs: COG0535 Fe-S oxidoreductase~InterPro IPR007197~KEGG: mma:MM_1726 heme biosynthesis protein~PFAM: Radical SAM domain protein~SPTR: Q8PW70 Heme biosynthesis protein~PFAM: Radical SAM superfamily), whose protein sequence is MYNKIPNIVLWYATERCDVGCKHCCYPPINRRELDTDEAKFLISKLGEWGVKYFVFIGGEPFLRDDILELVKWCTKLKIKPYIVTKGGRLAKGDDNAEKLAMELKRADAKVTVAIDGITHATIDAICGLPEVYDRIMNTINLCLKYEILQGFVTAALKPNINEIISVLDLASELGLERCVIFGIRPIGRGKTTFNLFAPTPKEFNDFMMRIALGIKEKRWRQEVYIYDPLFLRVVEEMKVSNYDCSKVCKIGLYFNIDSEGYAMPCLFAPLRFKNVLNESLDEVYLDMIEKTKHLRNPEALRGKCGVCKYKYICGGCRVRAYELTGDWLASDPLCPYASEDETYIKDYT, encoded by the coding sequence ATGTACAATAAAATACCCAATATAGTGTTGTGGTATGCTACTGAGAGATGTGATGTTGGATGTAAACATTGTTGTTATCCTCCAATTAATAGAAGAGAACTAGATACAGATGAGGCTAAATTTTTAATATCTAAGTTAGGAGAGTGGGGAGTTAAGTATTTTGTCTTTATAGGTGGTGAACCCTTCCTTAGAGATGATATTCTTGAACTAGTAAAGTGGTGTACAAAGCTAAAAATAAAACCATATATTGTTACAAAAGGTGGAAGGTTAGCGAAAGGAGATGACAACGCTGAGAAACTAGCAATGGAATTGAAACGCGCTGACGCTAAAGTTACTGTAGCTATTGATGGTATAACTCATGCAACAATAGATGCTATATGTGGTTTACCTGAAGTCTATGATAGGATTATGAATACTATAAATCTCTGTCTTAAGTATGAAATTCTCCAAGGCTTTGTAACTGCTGCATTAAAGCCAAATATAAATGAAATTATATCGGTATTAGATCTAGCTTCTGAACTTGGATTAGAACGTTGTGTTATATTTGGTATTAGACCTATAGGTAGGGGTAAAACAACATTTAATCTATTTGCACCAACACCTAAAGAATTCAATGACTTTATGATGAGAATAGCATTAGGAATTAAAGAAAAGAGATGGAGACAGGAGGTATATATCTATGATCCTCTATTCCTAAGAGTAGTAGAGGAAATGAAAGTATCAAACTATGACTGTTCTAAGGTCTGTAAAATAGGATTATATTTCAATATAGATTCAGAAGGATATGCAATGCCTTGTCTCTTTGCACCGTTACGATTTAAAAATGTGCTTAATGAATCACTCGATGAAGTATATTTAGATATGATAGAAAAGACAAAACATTTAAGAAATCCTGAAGCTCTTAGGGGGAAATGTGGAGTCTGTAAATATAAGTATATTTGTGGAGGTTGTAGGGTTAGAGCATATGAACTAACTGGAGATTGGTTAGCATCTGATCCACTCTGCCCCTATGCATCCGAAGATGAGACTTACATTAAGGATTATACATGA
- a CDS encoding precorrin-6y C5,15-methyltransferase (decarboxylating), CbiE subunit (COGs: COG2241 Precorrin-6B methylase 1~InterPro IPR000878:IPR012818~KEGG: sto:ST1825 cobalt-precorrin-6Y C(5)-methyltransferase~PFAM: Uroporphyrin-III C/tetrapyrrole (Corrin/Porphyrin) methyltransferase~SPTR: Q96ZL0 222aa long hypothetical precorrin-3b c17-methyltransferase~TIGRFAM: precorrin-6y C5,15-methyltransferase (decarboxylating), CbiE subunit~PFAM: Tetrapyrrole (Corrin/Porphyrin) Methylases~TIGRFAM: precorrin-6y C5,15-methyltransferase (decarboxylating), CbiE subunit), whose amino-acid sequence MWAQMLYIIGVGPGDPELITIKGVEVIKRCQIVIGWSTVVDRFSILLQNKKVIRINFREMDRQLEEIAIYAKDFDVAFLIHGDAAVSDYQLLEKIREICRKHNVAIQIIPGVTSITRALHIIGKDLAQIIFITFHIEGEVDYNEIERSLSIGRGLLVFPEPYPDGVKRIALKLREIGCGDITLIIMEKLTYSDETIWSYKVDEIIDKDLKFSDMTIVYIPPCPHKNVLQAS is encoded by the coding sequence GTGTGGGCTCAAATGCTGTATATAATTGGTGTTGGACCTGGAGATCCAGAGTTAATAACTATTAAGGGGGTTGAGGTTATAAAGAGATGTCAGATTGTTATTGGCTGGAGTACCGTCGTAGATAGATTCTCTATTTTATTGCAAAACAAAAAGGTTATTAGAATAAACTTTAGGGAGATGGATAGACAATTAGAGGAGATAGCAATATATGCAAAGGATTTTGATGTTGCTTTTCTTATCCATGGAGATGCTGCAGTATCTGATTATCAACTGTTAGAAAAGATTAGGGAGATATGTAGAAAACATAATGTTGCTATACAGATTATCCCTGGTGTCACTTCAATCACAAGAGCACTACATATAATAGGTAAAGACCTTGCACAAATAATATTCATAACATTTCATATAGAGGGTGAGGTTGATTATAATGAAATTGAAAGATCTTTATCAATAGGTAGAGGACTTCTAGTATTTCCAGAACCATATCCAGATGGTGTAAAGAGGATAGCATTAAAATTAAGAGAGATAGGATGTGGTGACATAACTCTTATAATCATGGAAAAACTAACGTATTCCGATGAAACTATATGGAGCTATAAAGTAGATGAAATAATAGATAAGGATCTAAAGTTTAGTGATATGACAATCGTCTATATTCCTCCATGTCCTCACAAAAATGTCTTACAAGCCTCATAA
- a CDS encoding Radical SAM domain protein (COGs: COG0535 Fe-S oxidoreductase~InterPro IPR007197:IPR006638~KEGG: pcl:Pcal_1706 radical SAM domain-containing protein~PFAM: Radical SAM domain protein~SMART: Elongator protein 3/MiaB/NifB~SPTR: C5TQG3 Radical SAM domain protein~PFAM: Radical SAM superfamily), producing the protein MEKTPIHVTLHVTYECNLSCIHCYVNAGRGATLEQLSTDEALRLIQEIAELGAKAIIFTSGEPLMRSDILDLIEYASDIGLKPILATNGTLLNDDIIKRLKDVDTSIAINLPSISEEIHRRFTGVSSSLAIKLNVLDKCLRYGVKCSVGIAITKLNIKDVNNVIDYCLKREVFVDIISVVPCGRAKLDIIPMGAEYRDFLQHLWMKYRAIPMNTTSADSKVCIYEPIYLALLSENGKSNLNRLCSIGETINIMADGSIRPCVFIPYTLGNIRRKSLAKIWRRLIEDRLVQELRDLNKLKGICRSCNWNIVCGGCRARAYFIKGDLFASDPICWLNT; encoded by the coding sequence ATGGAGAAAACACCTATTCATGTTACATTGCATGTTACATATGAGTGTAACTTAAGTTGTATTCACTGCTATGTCAATGCTGGAAGAGGTGCAACATTAGAACAACTCTCTACAGATGAAGCATTGAGGCTTATTCAAGAAATTGCAGAACTAGGTGCAAAAGCTATTATTTTTACAAGTGGCGAACCTCTGATGAGATCTGATATCTTAGATTTAATAGAATATGCATCAGATATAGGTTTAAAACCTATATTAGCTACAAATGGTACATTACTAAATGATGACATTATAAAGAGACTTAAAGATGTAGATACATCAATAGCTATAAATCTACCATCAATTAGTGAGGAGATCCATAGAAGATTTACAGGAGTTAGCTCCTCCCTAGCGATAAAACTTAATGTATTAGATAAATGTTTGAGATATGGAGTAAAATGTTCTGTTGGTATAGCAATAACTAAGTTAAATATTAAAGATGTTAATAATGTAATAGATTATTGTTTAAAGAGAGAGGTTTTTGTAGATATAATATCTGTTGTACCATGTGGAAGAGCAAAATTGGATATTATTCCTATGGGAGCTGAATACAGAGATTTCCTACAGCATCTATGGATGAAGTATAGAGCTATACCCATGAATACTACTTCAGCTGATAGTAAGGTTTGTATCTATGAACCCATATATTTAGCTCTACTCTCTGAAAATGGAAAAAGTAACCTAAATAGACTTTGCTCAATAGGTGAAACAATAAATATAATGGCTGATGGAAGTATTAGACCATGTGTATTCATCCCATATACACTAGGCAATATTAGGAGGAAGAGCCTTGCTAAAATATGGAGAAGATTAATAGAAGATAGACTTGTCCAAGAGCTTAGAGATCTAAATAAGCTTAAAGGGATATGTAGGTCATGTAACTGGAATATAGTATGCGGGGGTTGTAGAGCGAGAGCCTATTTCATTAAAGGAGATCTATTTGCTTCAGATCCTATCTGCTGGCTAAATACCTAG
- a CDS encoding Protein of unknown function DUF1626 (COGs: COG5493 conserved hypothetical protein containing a coiled-coil domain~InterPro IPR012431~KEGG: pcl:Pcal_1303 hypothetical protein~PFAM: Protein of unknown function DUF1626~SPTR: A3MVR0 Putative uncharacterized protein~PFAM: Protein of unknown function (DUF1626)), whose translation MSIETAELRARLLKLLEEDTEFRYAVAGLIGLGEILRRLDRHEEELVRIREEQKRVWEEIARLWNEIAKLREDMVKGFERHDMELAKLREDMVKGFERHDIELAKLREDFNRAIQLFEKRFEEIDRRFDRVERRLSALGARWGIESEEAFREGLRGILEKELGFKVERWKARDDKGIVFGYPSEVEIDVAIVDKKIILIEISSHVRASDIYIFKRKAELYKEKMGREPDRLIIITPYADEKAFEAAAKLGIEIYTDV comes from the coding sequence ATGTCTATAGAGACAGCTGAGCTTAGGGCAAGGTTGTTGAAGCTTTTGGAGGAGGATACAGAGTTTAGATATGCTGTAGCTGGTCTTATAGGTTTGGGTGAGATTCTTAGGAGGCTTGATAGGCATGAGGAGGAGCTTGTTAGAATTAGGGAGGAGCAGAAGAGAGTTTGGGAGGAGATAGCTAGGCTATGGAATGAGATTGCAAAACTGAGGGAGGATATGGTAAAGGGTTTTGAGAGACACGATATGGAATTAGCAAAGTTAAGAGAGGATATGGTTAAAGGATTCGAAAGACATGATATAGAGTTGGCCAAGCTTAGAGAGGATTTCAATAGAGCTATCCAGTTATTTGAGAAGAGATTTGAGGAGATAGATAGGAGATTTGATAGAGTTGAGAGACGTTTATCTGCTCTTGGTGCTAGATGGGGTATTGAGTCTGAGGAGGCTTTTAGAGAGGGTTTGAGGGGAATACTTGAGAAGGAGCTTGGTTTCAAGGTTGAGAGGTGGAAGGCTCGCGATGATAAGGGTATAGTGTTTGGCTATCCAAGTGAGGTTGAGATAGATGTAGCTATAGTTGATAAAAAGATAATACTAATTGAAATATCCTCACATGTAAGAGCATCAGACATATACATATTTAAGAGAAAAGCAGAGCTATATAAAGAGAAGATGGGTAGAGAACCAGATAGACTAATAATCATAACGCCATACGCAGATGAAAAAGCTTTTGAAGCAGCGGCAAAATTAGGGATAGAGATATATACAGATGTATAG